Proteins encoded by one window of Girardinichthys multiradiatus isolate DD_20200921_A chromosome 14, DD_fGirMul_XY1, whole genome shotgun sequence:
- the LOC124880532 gene encoding tetratricopeptide repeat protein 31-like isoform X2, with amino-acid sequence MQVFNDETEFTDIHMIQKVVGLFGNQPQMQRIITCGLLGLEYDAEIDVDDYDRWTHRSHSFNEGFANDRLSGNRTEASSSAYQPPLHYYSSARGASSPPSYQVQAKGSDSERKARLLQETKKGKEKSTKKRLKKQKQKLKKQMEKVKQNPVKTEEGNVAEQSKSEESNSVTDQKIKNLAAAKDTDSNSSNSGQESSDEDEDTKNNSDGLEELDMTSIFVSKAALIVQRKLEQKPKSEKKDKKKTPEREKFKSVPDKTPEDKEAVKGAQHKDSGPTLEDNIKISTDLAVIGNKFASAGDYSMAVKYFTDAIKYNPKEFKLFGNRSFCFEKMQEYEKALADAELSLNVSPGWVKGLFRKGRALAGLKRYEEAADAFRDVLKRDSSYAEAAQELMRMQIIQLMAYGFTREQSSNALIIHGTVDKALEVLSKLHHPPGSVLNGPLPPAQVANVTGISPVLSANTHPAPVAAAQSYEASEKHLRNKPLGPVQNIPTVDNQSKPAYNQSVKINTSDRTPVELFPVWVGNLSAPVTEAMISKLFSRAGSVFSVKLLSLRRCAFVNFTKQEHCDEAIRCLHGYDLHGIKIAVRYPDRIPPGMGISRSALRARDLQEENLRQYSDGKKAV; translated from the exons ATGCAGGTATTTAACGATGAAACTG AGTTTACGGATATCCATATGATC CAAAAAGTTGTGGGTTTATTTGGGAACCAACCTCAAATGCAGAGGATAATAACATGTGGCCTTCTTG GTCTTGAATATGATGCAGAGATAGATGTGGATGATTATGACAGGTGGACCCACCGTAGTCACAGTTTTAATGAAGGTTTTGCAAACGATAGATTAAGTGGAAACCGTACCGAGGCGTCCAGCTCGGCTTATCAGCCTCCTCTCCATTACTACTCTTCAGCTCGTGGCGCCTCCAGCCCACCATCTTACCAAGTTCAGGCGAAGGGGAGC GATTCTGAACGAAAAGCCAGATTATTACAAGAAACTAAAAAGGGTAAAGAAAAATCCACGAAAAAGCGGCTTAAGAAACAG AAACAGaagctaaaaaaacaaatggagaAGGTGAAACAAAATCCCGTAAAAACCGAGGAG GGAAATGTAGCAGAACAGTCTAAATCAGAGGAGAGTAACTCCGTTACAGATCAAAAGATAAAGAATTTAGCTGCAGCTAAAGACACAGACAGTAACAGCagcaacagtggacaggaaTCCAGCGATGAAGATGAAGACACCAAAAATAACTCTGATGGTTTAGAG GAACTAGATATGACAAGTATTTTTGTGAGCAAAGCTGCTCTTATAGTGCAGCGTAAATTAGAACAAAAGCCGAAATCggagaaaaaggacaaaaaaaagacTCCAGAGAGGGAGAAGTTTAAAAGTGTCCCTGATAAAACACCAGAGGACAAAGAGGCTGTGAAGGGAGCACAGCACAAG GATTCTGGACCTACTTTAGaagataatataaaaataagcaCTGATCTTGCAG TTATTGGTAATAAGTTTGCCAGTGCAGGAGACTACAGCATGGCTGTAAAGTATTTCACAGATGCAATTAAGTACAACCCTAAGGAGTTTAA GTTGTTTGGGAATCGCTCCTTCTGTTTTGAAAAGATGCAAGAATATGAGAAGGCGTTGGCAGATGCAGAGTTGTCTCTAAACGTATCTCCTGGATGGGTTAAAGGCCTCTTTAGGAAAGGCAGAGCTCTCGCAGGTCTGAAG AGATATGAAGAAGCTGCTGATGCCTTCAGGGACGTCCTGAAGCGAGACAGTTCCTACGCAGAAGCTGCCCAGGAGCTCATGCGAATGCAGATAATACAACTGATG GCTTACGGTTTTACACGGGAGCAGAGCTCCAATGCTTTAATCATTCATGGGACTGTAGATAAGGCCTTAGAGGTTCTGTCCAAACTGCACCATCCACCAG GATCTGTCTTAAATGGACCTCTCCCGCCGGCTCAAGTAGCAAACGTTACAGGAATCTCCCCAGTCCTCTCCGCTAATACACATCCTGCACCTGTTGCTGCTGCTCAGTCATATGAAGCATCTGAGAAACATCTTCGGAACAAACCTTTAGGCCCAGTTCAGAATATACCCACTGTTGACAATCAGTCAAAGCCTGCTTATAACCAGTCTGTGAAGATAAACACTAGTGATAGAACACCAGT GGAGCTGTTTCCAGTTTGGGTGGGGAACTTGAGTGCTCCAGTAACCGAGGCCATGATTAGCAAGCTGTTTAGCAG GGCCGGGTCGGTCTTTAGTGTGAAGCTTCTGTCCCTCAGACGTTGTGCCTTTGTGAACTTTACTAAACAAGAGCATTGTGATGAAGCAATCAGATGCCTTCAT gGCTATGATCTGCATGGCATAAAGATTGCTGTGAGATACCCAGACCGAATTCCTCCAGGGATGGGCATATCCAGGTCTGCCCTCAGAGCTCGTGACCTGCAAGAGGAGAATCTCAG GCAATACAGCGATGGGAAGAAAGCAGTTTGA
- the LOC124880532 gene encoding tetratricopeptide repeat protein 31-like isoform X1: MQVFNDETEFTDIHMIQKVVGLFGNQPQMQRIITCGLLGLEYDAEIDVDDYDRWTHRSHSFNEGFANDRLSGNRTEASSSAYQPPLHYYSSARGASSPPSYQVQAKGSDSERKARLLQETKKGKEKSTKKRLKKQKQKLKKQMEKVKQNPVKTEEGNVAEQSKSEESNSVTDQKIKNLAAAKDTDSNSSNSGQESSDEDEDTKNNSDGLEELDMTSIFVSKAALIVQRKLEQKPKSEKKDKKKTPEREKFKSVPDKTPEDKEAVKGAQHKQDSGPTLEDNIKISTDLAVIGNKFASAGDYSMAVKYFTDAIKYNPKEFKLFGNRSFCFEKMQEYEKALADAELSLNVSPGWVKGLFRKGRALAGLKRYEEAADAFRDVLKRDSSYAEAAQELMRMQIIQLMAYGFTREQSSNALIIHGTVDKALEVLSKLHHPPGSVLNGPLPPAQVANVTGISPVLSANTHPAPVAAAQSYEASEKHLRNKPLGPVQNIPTVDNQSKPAYNQSVKINTSDRTPVELFPVWVGNLSAPVTEAMISKLFSRAGSVFSVKLLSLRRCAFVNFTKQEHCDEAIRCLHGYDLHGIKIAVRYPDRIPPGMGISRSALRARDLQEENLRQYSDGKKAV; the protein is encoded by the exons ATGCAGGTATTTAACGATGAAACTG AGTTTACGGATATCCATATGATC CAAAAAGTTGTGGGTTTATTTGGGAACCAACCTCAAATGCAGAGGATAATAACATGTGGCCTTCTTG GTCTTGAATATGATGCAGAGATAGATGTGGATGATTATGACAGGTGGACCCACCGTAGTCACAGTTTTAATGAAGGTTTTGCAAACGATAGATTAAGTGGAAACCGTACCGAGGCGTCCAGCTCGGCTTATCAGCCTCCTCTCCATTACTACTCTTCAGCTCGTGGCGCCTCCAGCCCACCATCTTACCAAGTTCAGGCGAAGGGGAGC GATTCTGAACGAAAAGCCAGATTATTACAAGAAACTAAAAAGGGTAAAGAAAAATCCACGAAAAAGCGGCTTAAGAAACAG AAACAGaagctaaaaaaacaaatggagaAGGTGAAACAAAATCCCGTAAAAACCGAGGAG GGAAATGTAGCAGAACAGTCTAAATCAGAGGAGAGTAACTCCGTTACAGATCAAAAGATAAAGAATTTAGCTGCAGCTAAAGACACAGACAGTAACAGCagcaacagtggacaggaaTCCAGCGATGAAGATGAAGACACCAAAAATAACTCTGATGGTTTAGAG GAACTAGATATGACAAGTATTTTTGTGAGCAAAGCTGCTCTTATAGTGCAGCGTAAATTAGAACAAAAGCCGAAATCggagaaaaaggacaaaaaaaagacTCCAGAGAGGGAGAAGTTTAAAAGTGTCCCTGATAAAACACCAGAGGACAAAGAGGCTGTGAAGGGAGCACAGCACAAG caGGATTCTGGACCTACTTTAGaagataatataaaaataagcaCTGATCTTGCAG TTATTGGTAATAAGTTTGCCAGTGCAGGAGACTACAGCATGGCTGTAAAGTATTTCACAGATGCAATTAAGTACAACCCTAAGGAGTTTAA GTTGTTTGGGAATCGCTCCTTCTGTTTTGAAAAGATGCAAGAATATGAGAAGGCGTTGGCAGATGCAGAGTTGTCTCTAAACGTATCTCCTGGATGGGTTAAAGGCCTCTTTAGGAAAGGCAGAGCTCTCGCAGGTCTGAAG AGATATGAAGAAGCTGCTGATGCCTTCAGGGACGTCCTGAAGCGAGACAGTTCCTACGCAGAAGCTGCCCAGGAGCTCATGCGAATGCAGATAATACAACTGATG GCTTACGGTTTTACACGGGAGCAGAGCTCCAATGCTTTAATCATTCATGGGACTGTAGATAAGGCCTTAGAGGTTCTGTCCAAACTGCACCATCCACCAG GATCTGTCTTAAATGGACCTCTCCCGCCGGCTCAAGTAGCAAACGTTACAGGAATCTCCCCAGTCCTCTCCGCTAATACACATCCTGCACCTGTTGCTGCTGCTCAGTCATATGAAGCATCTGAGAAACATCTTCGGAACAAACCTTTAGGCCCAGTTCAGAATATACCCACTGTTGACAATCAGTCAAAGCCTGCTTATAACCAGTCTGTGAAGATAAACACTAGTGATAGAACACCAGT GGAGCTGTTTCCAGTTTGGGTGGGGAACTTGAGTGCTCCAGTAACCGAGGCCATGATTAGCAAGCTGTTTAGCAG GGCCGGGTCGGTCTTTAGTGTGAAGCTTCTGTCCCTCAGACGTTGTGCCTTTGTGAACTTTACTAAACAAGAGCATTGTGATGAAGCAATCAGATGCCTTCAT gGCTATGATCTGCATGGCATAAAGATTGCTGTGAGATACCCAGACCGAATTCCTCCAGGGATGGGCATATCCAGGTCTGCCCTCAGAGCTCGTGACCTGCAAGAGGAGAATCTCAG GCAATACAGCGATGGGAAGAAAGCAGTTTGA
- the LOC124880532 gene encoding tetratricopeptide repeat protein 31-like isoform X3, with protein sequence MIQKVVGLFGNQPQMQRIITCGLLGLEYDAEIDVDDYDRWTHRSHSFNEGFANDRLSGNRTEASSSAYQPPLHYYSSARGASSPPSYQVQAKGSDSERKARLLQETKKGKEKSTKKRLKKQKQKLKKQMEKVKQNPVKTEEGNVAEQSKSEESNSVTDQKIKNLAAAKDTDSNSSNSGQESSDEDEDTKNNSDGLEELDMTSIFVSKAALIVQRKLEQKPKSEKKDKKKTPEREKFKSVPDKTPEDKEAVKGAQHKQDSGPTLEDNIKISTDLAVIGNKFASAGDYSMAVKYFTDAIKYNPKEFKLFGNRSFCFEKMQEYEKALADAELSLNVSPGWVKGLFRKGRALAGLKRYEEAADAFRDVLKRDSSYAEAAQELMRMQIIQLMAYGFTREQSSNALIIHGTVDKALEVLSKLHHPPGSVLNGPLPPAQVANVTGISPVLSANTHPAPVAAAQSYEASEKHLRNKPLGPVQNIPTVDNQSKPAYNQSVKINTSDRTPVELFPVWVGNLSAPVTEAMISKLFSRAGSVFSVKLLSLRRCAFVNFTKQEHCDEAIRCLHGYDLHGIKIAVRYPDRIPPGMGISRSALRARDLQEENLRQYSDGKKAV encoded by the exons ATGATC CAAAAAGTTGTGGGTTTATTTGGGAACCAACCTCAAATGCAGAGGATAATAACATGTGGCCTTCTTG GTCTTGAATATGATGCAGAGATAGATGTGGATGATTATGACAGGTGGACCCACCGTAGTCACAGTTTTAATGAAGGTTTTGCAAACGATAGATTAAGTGGAAACCGTACCGAGGCGTCCAGCTCGGCTTATCAGCCTCCTCTCCATTACTACTCTTCAGCTCGTGGCGCCTCCAGCCCACCATCTTACCAAGTTCAGGCGAAGGGGAGC GATTCTGAACGAAAAGCCAGATTATTACAAGAAACTAAAAAGGGTAAAGAAAAATCCACGAAAAAGCGGCTTAAGAAACAG AAACAGaagctaaaaaaacaaatggagaAGGTGAAACAAAATCCCGTAAAAACCGAGGAG GGAAATGTAGCAGAACAGTCTAAATCAGAGGAGAGTAACTCCGTTACAGATCAAAAGATAAAGAATTTAGCTGCAGCTAAAGACACAGACAGTAACAGCagcaacagtggacaggaaTCCAGCGATGAAGATGAAGACACCAAAAATAACTCTGATGGTTTAGAG GAACTAGATATGACAAGTATTTTTGTGAGCAAAGCTGCTCTTATAGTGCAGCGTAAATTAGAACAAAAGCCGAAATCggagaaaaaggacaaaaaaaagacTCCAGAGAGGGAGAAGTTTAAAAGTGTCCCTGATAAAACACCAGAGGACAAAGAGGCTGTGAAGGGAGCACAGCACAAG caGGATTCTGGACCTACTTTAGaagataatataaaaataagcaCTGATCTTGCAG TTATTGGTAATAAGTTTGCCAGTGCAGGAGACTACAGCATGGCTGTAAAGTATTTCACAGATGCAATTAAGTACAACCCTAAGGAGTTTAA GTTGTTTGGGAATCGCTCCTTCTGTTTTGAAAAGATGCAAGAATATGAGAAGGCGTTGGCAGATGCAGAGTTGTCTCTAAACGTATCTCCTGGATGGGTTAAAGGCCTCTTTAGGAAAGGCAGAGCTCTCGCAGGTCTGAAG AGATATGAAGAAGCTGCTGATGCCTTCAGGGACGTCCTGAAGCGAGACAGTTCCTACGCAGAAGCTGCCCAGGAGCTCATGCGAATGCAGATAATACAACTGATG GCTTACGGTTTTACACGGGAGCAGAGCTCCAATGCTTTAATCATTCATGGGACTGTAGATAAGGCCTTAGAGGTTCTGTCCAAACTGCACCATCCACCAG GATCTGTCTTAAATGGACCTCTCCCGCCGGCTCAAGTAGCAAACGTTACAGGAATCTCCCCAGTCCTCTCCGCTAATACACATCCTGCACCTGTTGCTGCTGCTCAGTCATATGAAGCATCTGAGAAACATCTTCGGAACAAACCTTTAGGCCCAGTTCAGAATATACCCACTGTTGACAATCAGTCAAAGCCTGCTTATAACCAGTCTGTGAAGATAAACACTAGTGATAGAACACCAGT GGAGCTGTTTCCAGTTTGGGTGGGGAACTTGAGTGCTCCAGTAACCGAGGCCATGATTAGCAAGCTGTTTAGCAG GGCCGGGTCGGTCTTTAGTGTGAAGCTTCTGTCCCTCAGACGTTGTGCCTTTGTGAACTTTACTAAACAAGAGCATTGTGATGAAGCAATCAGATGCCTTCAT gGCTATGATCTGCATGGCATAAAGATTGCTGTGAGATACCCAGACCGAATTCCTCCAGGGATGGGCATATCCAGGTCTGCCCTCAGAGCTCGTGACCTGCAAGAGGAGAATCTCAG GCAATACAGCGATGGGAAGAAAGCAGTTTGA
- the mfsd8 gene encoding major facilitator superfamily domain-containing protein 8: protein MSLIDPDDTTPLLRDDASSDDSQDEDYRSRWRSIRVMYFTMFLSSVGFTIVITSLWPYLQKVDSSADASFLGWMVAAYSLGQMVASPLFGLWSNHRPCRESLVCSIFINLAANIYYAYAYLPKTNNKYHMLMSRAFVGFGAGNVAVVRSYVAGATSLKERTGAMANMSACQALGFILGPALQACLSFIGENGVTVKFLDLLLNMYTTPALLAAAFGLVNILLVLLVLKEHCVNEDGKHIRSINYTSEERVDVLDECVETMDQVAVVTSNVLFFIVMFIFAVFETIATPLSMDMFAWTRKEAVLYNGIIMVGIGFQSILVFLVVKAAALKFGDRPVLLAGFFIIFCGFIVLLPWGNHFPKIQWADLKNNSLASQGTLFSNGTVEPTGCPYEQTWCQYTPAIYLAQYISSDFLIGVGYPACNVMSYTLYSKILGPKPQGVYMGWLTASGSGARTLGPVFVSHVYTLLGPRWAFSLICGMVVVGVILLISAYHRLIAFSVRHGRIVE, encoded by the exons GTTTCACCATCGTCATCACATCACTGTGGCCCTATTTGCAAAAG GTCGACAGCAGCGCAGACGCCAGCTTCCTGGGGTGGATGGTTGCAGCCTACAGTCTGGGCCAGATGGTGGCCTCGCCTCTGTTTGGCCTGTGGTCTAATCACCGACCCTGCAGGGAGTCCCTGGTGTGCTCCATCTTCATCAACCTGGCAGCTAATATCTACTATGCCTACGCGTACCTGCCAAAGACCAATAACAAGTACCACATGCTCATGTCCAGAGCATTTGTTGGCTTCGGAGCAG GTAATGTTGCCGTGGTGAGGTCCTATGTTGCTGGAGCTACATCTCTGAAAGAAAGGACAGGAGCCATGGCAAACATGAGTGCCTGTCAGGCTCTGGGCTTCATCCTTGGACCAG CTCTGCAGGCATGCTTGTCATTCATTGGAGAAAACGGCGTCACGGTGAAGTTCCTTGACCTGCTGCTCAACATGTACACCACGCCGGCTTTACTGGCTGCAGCGTTTGGCCTCGTCAACATCCTGCTGGTTCTGCTGGTGCTCAA AGAACACTGTGTGAATGAAGATGGAAAGCACATCAGATCTATCAACTACACCTCAGAAG AGAGAGTTGATGTCCTCGATGAATGTGTGGAAACAATGGACCAGGTGGCCGTCGTGACCTCCAACGTTTTGTTCTTCATCGTCATGTTCATCTTCGCTGTGTTTGAAAC AATCGCCACCCCTCTGTCTATGGACATGTTCGCCTGGACGAGGAAAGAAGCTGTGCTGTACAACGGTATTATTATGGTCGGCATCGGATTTCAGTCGATCCTGGTTTTTTTGGTGGTAAAAGCAGCCGCTTTGAA GTTTGGGGATCGTCCCGTGTTGCTTGCAggcttttttattatattctgtGGCTTCATCGTTCTGCTTCCCTGGGGAAATCACTTCCCTAAAATCCAGTGGGCAG ACTTGAAAAACAACTCTTTGGCCAGTCAGGGCACGTTATTTTCCAATGGCACCGTGGAGCCTACAGGCTGCCCTTACGAGCAGACCTGGTGTCAGTACACCCCTGCCATATACCTCGCTCAGTACATCTCCTCAGACTTCCTCATTGGTGTGGGTTACCCAGCCTGTAACGTCATGTCCTACACCCTTTACTCCAAAATCCTCGGACCAAAACCTCAG GGTGTATACATGGGCTGGCTGACTGCCTCTGGAAGTGGGGCACGAACTCTGGGCCCCGTCTTCGTCTCCCACGTCTACACCCTCCTGGGACCTCGCTGGGCCTTCAGCCTCATCTGCGGCATGGTGGTAGTGGGCGTGATCCTCCTCATCTCAGCCTACCACAGACTCATCGCCTTTTCTGTGCGCCACGGAAGGATCGTGGAGTAA